The following proteins come from a genomic window of Chelonia mydas isolate rCheMyd1 chromosome 15, rCheMyd1.pri.v2, whole genome shotgun sequence:
- the P2RX4 gene encoding P2X purinoceptor 4: MASGACCGVLRGFLFEYNTPRIVLIKSRKVGLVNRAVQLAILAYVIGWVFVWEKGYQETDSVVSSVTAKVKGITMTNTSELGLRVWDVADYVIPPQGENMLFIMTNLIITLNQTQGYCPELPDKTTVCNSSKDCSAGYVGTHSNGVQTGKCREYSTSVKTCEIYAWCPVENDTRLPKPAFLKDAENFTILVKNNIWYPKFNFTRRNILPSVSTTYLKTCIYDPKTDPFCPIFRVRQIVEAAGQNFQEMAVEGGVMGVQINWNCDLDKPAYYCVPEYTFRRLDSKDGNHKVSPGYNFRFAKYYKDASGTDSRTLIKAYGIRFDIMVFGKAGKFDIIPTMINIGSGLALFGVATVLCDIVVLYFMKKRYYYREKKYKYVEDYELGASETYGTQS, translated from the exons ATGGCCTCCGGGGCGTGCTGCGGGGTGCTCCGCGGCTTCCTCTTCGAGTACAACACCCCCCGCATCGTGCTGATCAAGAGCCGCAAAGTGGGGCTGGTGAACCGGGCGGTGCAGCTGGCCATCCTGGCCTACGTGATCgg CTGGGTCTTTGTGTGGGAAAAGGGCTACCAGGAAACAGACTCTGTGGTCAGTTCTGTTACCGCCAAAGTGAAGGGAATAACCATGACGAACACGTCGGAGTTGGGACTCCGGGTCTGGGATGTGGCTGATTATGTTATTCCACCTCAG GGGGAGAATATGTTGTTCATCATGACAAACCTGATAATCACACTGAATCAGACACAAGGCTATTGTCCTGAG CTTCCAGATAAGACAACTGTGTGTAATTCCAGTAAGGACTGTTCTGCAGGATACGTAGGCACCCACAGCAATG GAGTCCAGACTGGGAAGTGTAGGGAATACTCCACCTCTGTCAAAACCTGTGAGATCTATGCGTGGTGTCCCGTGGAGAATGACACACGTTTACCTAA GCCGGCTTTCCTAAAGGATGCTGAGAACTTCACCATTTTGGTGAAGAACAATATCTGGTATCCCAAGTTCAACTTCACCAG GCGAAACATTCTGCCCTCTGTCAGTACCACTTACCTCAAGACCTGCATTTACGACCCTAAAACGGATCCCTTCTGCCCAATCTTCCGAGTCCGTCAAATAGTTGAAGCTGCAGGGCAGAATTTTCAAGAGATGGCTGTTGAG GGTGGAGTAATGGGAGTGCAGATCAACTGGAACTGTGACCTTGACAAACCTGCTTATTACTGTGTGCCAGAATACACCTTCCGTCGCCTTGACAGCAAGGATGGCAACCACAAGGTCTCACCTGGATATAATTTCAG GTTTGCAAAATACTACAAGGACGCAAGTGGCACTGACTCGCGGACACTAATTAAAGCTTACGGCATCCGTTTTGATATCATGGTGTTCGGAAAG GCAGGAAAATTTGATATAATTCCTACAATGATTAACATTGGCTCTGGACTAGCACTGTTTGGAGTG GCAACAGTCCTGTGTGACATCGTGGTTCTGTACTTCATGAAGAAGAGATATTACTACAGAGAGAAGAAATACAAATACGTAGAAGATTATGAACTG GGAGCCAGTGAGACCTATGGAACACAATCGTGA